The following are encoded in a window of Prevotella melaninogenica genomic DNA:
- the clpB gene encoding ATP-dependent chaperone ClpB, producing the protein MTFEKFTIKAQEAVQSAINIAQRNGQQTIEPVHILAGVMDKGKDVINYVFQKIGVNAQAVETAIQNEMSHLPKVSGGEPYLSSETNQVMQRTIETSQKMGDEFVSIEPMLLALLAVNSTASRILKDAGCTEKEMTAAINDLRQGQKVQSQSGDENYQSLQKYARNLIEDARAGKLDPVIGRDEEIRRVLQILSRRTKNNPILIGEPGTGKTAIVEGLAERIVRGDVPENLKDKQLYSLDMGAMLAGAKYKGEFEERLKSVVKEVMQADGNIILFIDEIHTLVGAGGGEGAMDAANILKPALARGELRAIGATTLNEYQKYFEKDKALERRFQTVLVDEPDELDAISILRGLKERYENHHKVRIQDDACIAAVKLSERYISDRFLPDKAIDLMDEAAAKLRMERDSVPEELDEISRRLKQLEIEREAIKRENDTEKIAQLDKEIAELKEQEHGFRAKWEGERGLVNKIQQDKQEIEQLKYEADRAEREGNYERVAEIRYSRLKQLEDDIKNIQQQLQATQDGQAMVREEVTADDIAEVVSRWTGIPVTRMLQSEKDKLLHLEDELHKRVIGQDEAITAVADAVRRSRAGLQDPKKPIASFIFLGTTGTGKTELAKALADYLFNDESMMTRIDMSEYQEKFSVTRLIGAPPGYVGYDEGGQLTEAVRRKPYSVVLFDEIEKAHPDVFNILLQVLDDGHLTDNKGRTVNFKNTIIIMTSNLGSQYIQQQFEHLNDTNREEVIDKAKVAVMDMLKKTIRPEFLNRIDETIMFLPLTKEQIGDVVRLQLERVKDMLEPQGIELQWTDPAINYLSDVGYDPEFGARPVKRAIQRYVLNDLSKSLLAGTVNRDKPVIIDSFGEGLVFRN; encoded by the coding sequence ATGACATTTGAGAAATTTACAATCAAAGCACAAGAAGCTGTTCAGAGTGCGATAAACATTGCACAGCGAAATGGACAGCAGACCATTGAGCCAGTACACATATTAGCTGGTGTAATGGATAAAGGAAAGGACGTAATAAATTACGTCTTCCAGAAAATTGGCGTCAATGCACAAGCTGTGGAGACTGCTATTCAGAATGAGATGAGCCACTTACCAAAAGTATCTGGTGGTGAACCTTACCTATCTTCTGAGACCAATCAGGTAATGCAGCGTACTATAGAGACCTCTCAGAAGATGGGTGATGAATTCGTTAGTATCGAACCGATGCTGCTCGCCCTACTTGCGGTGAACTCAACTGCAAGCCGTATTTTGAAAGATGCGGGTTGTACTGAGAAGGAGATGACAGCTGCTATCAATGATCTTAGACAAGGTCAGAAGGTACAGTCACAAAGTGGTGATGAGAACTATCAGTCATTACAGAAATATGCACGCAACCTTATCGAGGATGCACGTGCAGGAAAACTCGACCCAGTGATTGGTCGTGATGAGGAGATTCGAAGAGTATTGCAGATTCTTTCTCGTCGTACAAAGAACAACCCTATCCTCATTGGTGAGCCAGGTACTGGTAAGACAGCTATCGTTGAGGGCTTAGCAGAGAGAATCGTTCGTGGTGATGTGCCAGAAAACCTAAAGGACAAGCAACTCTATTCATTGGATATGGGTGCGATGTTGGCTGGTGCTAAGTATAAAGGTGAGTTCGAGGAGCGTCTTAAGAGTGTTGTTAAGGAGGTGATGCAGGCTGATGGTAACATCATTCTCTTCATTGACGAGATTCACACATTGGTTGGCGCAGGTGGTGGCGAAGGTGCCATGGATGCTGCTAACATCCTTAAACCAGCCTTAGCACGTGGCGAATTGAGAGCTATCGGTGCAACAACACTGAATGAATATCAGAAGTATTTTGAGAAAGATAAGGCTCTTGAGCGTCGTTTCCAGACCGTATTAGTAGATGAACCTGACGAGTTGGATGCTATCTCTATCCTTCGTGGATTGAAGGAACGTTATGAGAATCATCACAAGGTACGTATCCAAGATGATGCTTGTATCGCAGCTGTTAAGCTTTCTGAGCGTTATATCTCAGACCGCTTCTTGCCTGATAAGGCTATCGACTTAATGGATGAGGCTGCAGCAAAACTACGTATGGAACGCGACTCTGTACCAGAGGAGTTGGATGAAATCAGTCGTAGATTGAAGCAGCTTGAGATTGAGCGTGAGGCTATTAAGCGTGAGAACGACACAGAGAAGATTGCACAACTCGACAAGGAAATCGCTGAACTCAAAGAGCAGGAACATGGATTCCGCGCTAAGTGGGAAGGCGAACGTGGACTGGTGAATAAGATTCAGCAGGACAAACAAGAGATTGAGCAGCTCAAGTATGAGGCTGACCGTGCCGAGCGTGAGGGTAATTACGAGCGTGTTGCCGAGATTAGATACTCACGACTAAAGCAATTAGAAGACGATATCAAGAACATCCAACAGCAGTTGCAAGCGACACAAGATGGGCAAGCTATGGTGCGCGAGGAGGTTACAGCAGATGATATTGCTGAGGTTGTGAGCCGTTGGACAGGTATTCCTGTCACACGAATGTTACAGAGTGAGAAGGATAAACTGCTCCACTTGGAGGATGAACTACATAAACGTGTCATCGGACAAGATGAGGCTATCACAGCTGTAGCAGATGCGGTTCGTCGCTCACGTGCAGGATTGCAAGATCCGAAGAAGCCTATTGCATCCTTCATCTTCTTAGGTACAACGGGTACCGGTAAGACTGAGTTGGCAAAAGCATTGGCTGATTATCTTTTCAATGACGAGTCTATGATGACGCGAATTGATATGAGTGAGTATCAAGAGAAGTTCAGTGTAACTCGACTCATCGGTGCGCCTCCAGGATATGTAGGCTATGATGAGGGTGGTCAGTTGACTGAGGCTGTACGCCGCAAGCCTTACTCTGTCGTACTCTTTGATGAGATTGAGAAGGCACATCCTGACGTATTCAACATCCTTCTGCAGGTGTTGGACGATGGTCATCTGACAGACAATAAGGGACGAACAGTGAACTTCAAGAATACGATTATCATCATGACGTCTAATCTTGGTTCACAATACATCCAGCAACAGTTTGAACATCTTAACGATACTAACCGTGAGGAGGTAATCGACAAGGCAAAAGTTGCGGTAATGGATATGTTGAAGAAGACGATACGTCCTGAGTTCCTCAACCGTATCGACGAGACTATCATGTTCTTGCCATTGACAAAAGAGCAGATTGGTGATGTTGTTCGTCTGCAGCTCGAAAGAGTTAAGGATATGTTAGAGCCACAGGGTATTGAACTTCAGTGGACTGACCCAGCCATCAACTATCTTTCAGATGTTGGCTACGACCCAGAGTTCGGTGCGCGTCCTGTCAAGAGAGCTATCCAACGTTACGTATTGAACGACCTCAGTAAGTCATTGCTTGCAGGTACAGTCAACCGTGACAAGCCTGTTATCATCGACAGCTTTGGCGAGGGCTTAGTATTTAGAAACTAG
- the ppdK gene encoding pyruvate, phosphate dikinase, whose translation MSEKRVYTFGNGKAEGKADMRNLLGGKGANLAEMNLIGVPVPPGFTITTDVCTEYYEKGKETVVGLLKAEVENSVKHVESLMNSTFGDPANPLLMSVRSGARASMPGMMDTILNLGLNDAVVAGLIEKTGNERFAYDSYRRFVQMYGDVVLGMKPVNKEDIDPFEAIIQQVKAERGIKLDNEMTVEDLKQLVALFKKAIKEQTGKDFPDDPMEQLWGAICAVFDSWMNERAILYRKMEGIPQEWGTAVTVQAMVFGNMGESSATGVCFSRDAGTGENLFNGEYLINAQGEDVVAGIRTPQQITKEGSLRWAAQQNIDEETRATKYPSMEEAMPELYKQLYALQDKLEKHYHDMQDMEFTVQEGKLWFLQTRNGKRTGTAMVKIAMDLLHEGEIDEKTALMRCEPNKLDELLHPVFDKEALAQAHVLTRGLPASPGAASGQVVFFADDATKWHEDGRQVIMVRIETSPEDLAGMSAAEGILTARGGMTSHAAVVARGMGKCCVSGAGAIMVDYKARTLEIDGTIIREGDYISLNGSTGEVYLGEVKTRPAEVTGDFAELMDLCKKYSKLVVRTNADTPHDAEVASNFGAVGIGLCRTEHMFFENEKIKAMREMILANTTEEREKALDKLLPYQKQDFYGILKCMDGLPVNIRLLDPPLHEFVPHDLKGQEVMAEEMGVSVQFIQSRVSALSESNPMLGLRGCRLGNTFPEITAMQTKAILGAAVQLKKEGFNPKPEIMVPLVGIVNELDIQENIIRKTANKLFKKEGVEVEFKVGTMIEIPRAALTADVIAQKAEYFSFGTNDLTQMTFGYSRDDIASFLPSYLEKKILDVDPFQVLDQKGVGQLIKMAVEKGRETRKNLKCGICGEHGGEPSSVKFCHRVGLNYVSCSPFRVPIARLAAAQAAVEEM comes from the coding sequence ATGAGCGAAAAGAGAGTTTATACCTTTGGTAATGGTAAGGCTGAGGGTAAGGCTGATATGAGAAATCTCCTTGGTGGCAAGGGTGCCAATCTGGCTGAGATGAATCTCATCGGTGTACCTGTTCCTCCAGGTTTCACAATTACCACTGATGTATGTACTGAGTATTATGAGAAAGGTAAAGAAACTGTAGTAGGCTTGCTGAAGGCAGAAGTAGAGAATAGTGTTAAGCATGTAGAGAGCTTGATGAATTCAACCTTCGGTGACCCAGCTAATCCTCTCCTGATGAGTGTACGTTCTGGTGCACGTGCTTCTATGCCAGGTATGATGGATACAATCCTTAACCTTGGTCTTAATGATGCAGTGGTTGCCGGATTAATTGAAAAGACGGGTAACGAGCGTTTTGCTTACGATAGTTACCGTCGTTTTGTACAGATGTACGGTGATGTTGTTTTGGGTATGAAGCCTGTAAACAAGGAAGATATTGATCCATTTGAGGCAATTATCCAGCAGGTTAAGGCTGAGCGTGGAATTAAACTCGACAACGAGATGACTGTTGAAGACTTGAAGCAGCTTGTAGCTCTCTTCAAGAAGGCTATCAAGGAGCAGACTGGTAAGGACTTCCCTGATGATCCAATGGAGCAGTTGTGGGGTGCTATTTGTGCTGTGTTCGATTCATGGATGAACGAGCGTGCTATCCTCTACCGTAAGATGGAGGGTATTCCACAAGAGTGGGGTACAGCAGTAACTGTTCAGGCAATGGTATTCGGTAACATGGGTGAATCATCTGCAACAGGTGTTTGCTTCTCTCGTGATGCTGGTACTGGTGAGAACCTCTTTAATGGTGAGTATCTTATCAATGCACAGGGTGAGGATGTTGTTGCAGGTATTCGTACTCCACAGCAGATTACAAAGGAAGGTTCACTTCGTTGGGCTGCACAGCAAAATATTGACGAAGAAACTCGTGCAACTAAATATCCTTCAATGGAAGAGGCTATGCCTGAGTTGTACAAGCAGCTCTATGCACTCCAAGATAAGTTAGAGAAGCACTATCACGATATGCAGGATATGGAGTTTACAGTACAAGAAGGTAAACTTTGGTTCCTCCAGACTCGTAATGGTAAGCGTACAGGTACTGCAATGGTTAAGATTGCTATGGACCTGCTCCATGAGGGTGAGATTGATGAGAAGACAGCACTTATGCGTTGTGAGCCAAACAAACTCGACGAACTTCTCCACCCAGTATTCGATAAGGAGGCATTGGCTCAGGCACATGTGTTGACACGTGGTTTGCCAGCTTCTCCAGGTGCTGCAAGTGGTCAGGTTGTATTCTTCGCTGACGATGCTACAAAGTGGCACGAGGATGGTCGCCAAGTTATCATGGTTCGTATTGAAACATCTCCAGAGGACCTCGCAGGTATGTCTGCTGCTGAGGGTATCTTGACAGCTCGTGGCGGTATGACTTCACACGCAGCCGTTGTTGCTCGTGGTATGGGTAAGTGCTGTGTCAGTGGTGCTGGTGCAATCATGGTTGACTATAAGGCGCGTACTTTGGAGATTGACGGAACAATTATCCGTGAGGGTGACTATATCTCTTTGAATGGTTCAACAGGTGAAGTTTATCTCGGTGAGGTTAAGACTCGTCCAGCTGAGGTAACAGGTGACTTCGCTGAGTTGATGGATCTTTGTAAGAAGTATAGCAAGTTGGTTGTTCGTACCAACGCAGATACTCCACACGATGCAGAAGTAGCAAGCAACTTCGGTGCTGTTGGTATCGGTCTTTGCCGTACAGAGCACATGTTCTTTGAGAACGAGAAGATTAAGGCTATGCGTGAGATGATTCTCGCAAACACTACTGAGGAGCGTGAGAAGGCACTTGACAAACTCTTGCCTTATCAGAAGCAGGACTTCTACGGTATCTTGAAGTGTATGGACGGTCTACCAGTTAACATCCGTCTGCTCGATCCTCCTTTGCATGAGTTCGTTCCACATGACCTTAAGGGACAGGAAGTCATGGCTGAAGAGATGGGTGTTAGTGTTCAGTTTATTCAGAGTCGTGTAAGTGCACTCTCTGAGAGCAACCCAATGTTGGGCCTTCGTGGTTGCCGTTTGGGTAACACATTCCCAGAGATTACTGCAATGCAGACTAAGGCTATCCTCGGTGCTGCAGTTCAGTTGAAGAAGGAAGGCTTCAATCCTAAGCCAGAGATTATGGTACCATTGGTAGGTATTGTTAATGAGCTGGATATTCAAGAGAACATTATTCGCAAGACTGCAAATAAACTTTTCAAGAAGGAAGGCGTTGAGGTTGAATTCAAGGTGGGTACGATGATTGAGATTCCTCGTGCTGCTTTGACAGCTGATGTTATTGCACAGAAGGCTGAATACTTTAGCTTCGGTACAAATGACTTGACTCAGATGACCTTCGGTTATAGCCGTGACGACATCGCCAGCTTCTTGCCAAGCTACTTAGAGAAGAAGATTCTTGATGTTGACCCATTCCAGGTTCTCGACCAGAAGGGTGTTGGTCAGCTTATCAAAATGGCTGTTGAGAAGGGCCGTGAGACTCGCAAGAACCTCAAGTGTGGTATCTGTGGTGAGCATGGCGGTGAGCCAAGTTCTGTTAAGTTCTGCCATCGTGTAGGTCTTAACTACGTTAGCTGTTCTCCATTCCGCGTGCCTATCGCAAGACTTGCTGCGGCACAAGCAGCGGTGGAAGAAATGTAG
- the rlmD gene encoding 23S rRNA (uracil(1939)-C(5))-methyltransferase RlmD translates to MSRKRKPLPILENVTIEAVAAEGKCVAHVDDKVIFVPFVVPGDVVDLQVRKKKRSYCEATVVRFISKSTVRQEPMCEHFGICGGCKWQNLPYEEQLKAKQQQVYDQLSRIGKVELPEFRSIMGSVHTKEYRNKLEFGCANKRWYTEEELKALPEGVGLAEGAIGFHITGAFDKVYPIEKCWLMDDLCNEIRKDIRDYALSTGMKFYDIRAQHGLLRDIMVRNSNTGEWMVLVQFHYDEEGDDERAKALMQHIADRFPQISSLFYVDNQKGNDTFNDLELTLFKGNDHIFETMEDLRFKVGPKSFYQTNTEQAYHLYSVAREFANLTGNELVYDLYTGTGTIANFVAKKAQKVIGIEYVPEAIEDARVNSEVNKIDNTLFYAGDMKDILTEDFISEHGRPDVIITDPPRAGMHPDVVNVILGASPKRIVYVSCNPATQARDLALLDVDYKVAAVQPVDMFPHTPHVENVVLLEKRQ, encoded by the coding sequence ATGAGTAGAAAAAGAAAGCCATTACCCATTCTGGAGAATGTCACAATAGAAGCTGTGGCAGCCGAAGGTAAATGTGTTGCACATGTTGATGATAAAGTTATTTTTGTTCCTTTTGTTGTACCTGGGGACGTAGTTGACCTTCAGGTGCGCAAGAAGAAGCGTAGCTATTGTGAAGCTACAGTCGTTCGATTCATCAGTAAAAGTACTGTACGTCAGGAACCTATGTGTGAACATTTTGGTATCTGTGGTGGATGTAAGTGGCAAAACCTTCCTTACGAAGAACAGTTGAAAGCAAAGCAACAGCAAGTATATGATCAACTGAGTCGTATCGGTAAGGTTGAGCTCCCTGAGTTTCGCTCAATCATGGGTTCAGTACACACCAAGGAATATCGTAACAAGCTCGAATTTGGTTGTGCTAACAAGCGTTGGTATACAGAAGAAGAGTTAAAAGCTCTACCAGAAGGCGTTGGCTTGGCTGAAGGAGCCATTGGCTTCCATATTACAGGTGCCTTTGACAAGGTATATCCTATAGAGAAATGCTGGTTGATGGACGACCTCTGCAACGAGATTCGCAAGGATATACGCGACTATGCACTCTCTACTGGAATGAAGTTCTACGATATTCGTGCACAACATGGCTTATTGCGAGATATTATGGTGCGCAACTCTAATACAGGCGAATGGATGGTACTTGTACAGTTCCACTATGACGAGGAGGGAGACGATGAGCGTGCAAAGGCATTAATGCAGCATATTGCAGACCGTTTTCCACAAATTTCTTCGCTCTTCTACGTTGATAATCAGAAAGGTAACGATACTTTCAACGACCTTGAACTTACACTCTTCAAAGGCAACGACCACATCTTTGAAACGATGGAAGACTTAAGATTCAAGGTGGGTCCAAAGAGTTTCTACCAGACCAATACCGAACAGGCATATCACCTCTATTCTGTTGCACGCGAATTTGCCAACCTTACAGGTAACGAACTTGTATATGACCTCTATACGGGTACGGGTACAATTGCAAACTTCGTCGCAAAAAAAGCTCAGAAAGTAATTGGTATTGAATATGTTCCAGAGGCAATAGAAGATGCAAGGGTTAACTCAGAGGTCAACAAGATTGACAACACGCTCTTCTATGCAGGTGACATGAAAGACATTCTTACAGAGGACTTTATCAGCGAGCATGGACGTCCGGACGTTATCATCACTGACCCTCCACGTGCTGGTATGCATCCAGACGTTGTAAACGTTATCCTCGGTGCAAGTCCAAAGCGAATTGTCTATGTTAGTTGTAATCCTGCAACACAGGCACGCGACCTTGCACTACTTGATGTCGACTATAAGGTAGCTGCTGTTCAACCAGTAGATATGTTCCCACATACACCACACGTCGAGAACGTCGTTTTATTGGAAAAGAGGCAATGA
- a CDS encoding HU family DNA-binding protein — MAFFKKVKKKITGLWYPQVVTVGKPVTTDQVADRLALISTVSRGDTYAVLKDLGGVMASFMAEGRTVKLEGVGTFYYTINADKGIAKPEEVTAKQIKGVRVRFIPESSRTQNNKVATRSLVSETIYWEEWKDEKEKKEKEKKEKEGGGPEAG, encoded by the coding sequence ATGGCATTTTTCAAAAAAGTAAAGAAAAAGATTACAGGCTTGTGGTATCCACAGGTAGTGACGGTTGGAAAACCTGTAACAACAGATCAGGTGGCGGACCGCTTGGCATTGATTTCGACGGTGAGCCGTGGTGACACGTATGCTGTGTTAAAGGATCTTGGCGGTGTGATGGCTTCCTTTATGGCCGAGGGTCGCACGGTGAAACTGGAGGGCGTAGGTACGTTTTATTATACTATCAACGCCGATAAGGGTATCGCGAAGCCTGAAGAAGTGACAGCAAAGCAGATCAAGGGTGTGCGTGTTCGCTTTATTCCTGAATCATCGCGCACGCAGAACAACAAGGTTGCCACTCGTTCGTTGGTTTCTGAAACAATCTACTGGGAGGAGTGGAAGGATGAGAAAGAAAAGAAGGAAAAGGAAAAGAAAGAGAAGGAAGGAGGAGGACCAGAGGCGGGGTAA
- a CDS encoding porin, giving the protein MRKTIILSAMMLCSLLGKAQEAPKWINNVKLSGFGIVQYQYNGMNNNKSNSFNLRLGRVSLDGRILEDWAWKAQLQFNGNTSTLGASPRLVDLFIEWQKYDFFRVKAGQFKNPFTFDNPIHPIDQGFMSVAQGVQKLASFSDRAGAHPSNGRDIGVQIQGDFLKTGAGRNLVHYQVGVFDGQGINVRDVDQQKNIIGGVWVMPVEGMRLGWFGWTGSYARKGTWLDDTGATQKGVRSLQQRRYAFSAEYKVNDWTIRSEYVHSTGNAFAKALSNTDASAATDCSLSADGDKAQGVYALVIAPIIPKKLHAKARYDMYQPSDGAEKQRTQYDLGLDYKFTKNLALSGIYSYVHDRSMNSTGKPNYSMLDLELSFRF; this is encoded by the coding sequence ATGAGAAAAACAATTATCCTATCAGCAATGATGCTATGCTCACTTCTCGGTAAAGCACAGGAAGCACCAAAGTGGATTAATAACGTGAAATTGTCTGGCTTCGGTATCGTTCAGTACCAATACAATGGTATGAACAACAACAAGTCAAACAGTTTCAACCTCCGCTTAGGCCGTGTATCACTTGATGGTCGTATCCTTGAAGATTGGGCTTGGAAAGCACAGTTACAGTTCAACGGAAACACATCTACATTGGGCGCATCACCACGATTAGTAGACCTCTTTATTGAATGGCAAAAGTATGATTTCTTCCGTGTTAAAGCAGGACAGTTTAAGAATCCATTCACTTTTGACAACCCTATCCATCCTATTGATCAGGGATTTATGAGTGTAGCACAAGGAGTTCAGAAATTAGCAAGTTTCTCTGACCGAGCTGGTGCACATCCATCTAATGGACGTGACATTGGTGTACAGATTCAAGGAGATTTCCTAAAGACAGGTGCAGGTAGAAATCTTGTTCACTATCAGGTAGGTGTATTCGACGGTCAAGGTATCAACGTAAGAGATGTTGACCAACAGAAGAATATTATTGGTGGCGTATGGGTTATGCCTGTTGAAGGCATGCGCTTAGGCTGGTTCGGATGGACTGGTTCGTATGCTCGCAAGGGAACATGGCTTGATGATACTGGTGCAACACAAAAAGGTGTACGCAGTCTGCAACAACGTCGCTATGCCTTCTCTGCAGAATACAAAGTTAACGATTGGACCATACGCTCTGAATACGTACACTCTACTGGTAATGCCTTCGCTAAAGCACTGAGCAACACAGATGCTTCGGCAGCTACAGACTGCAGTCTTAGTGCAGATGGAGACAAAGCTCAGGGTGTTTATGCTTTAGTCATTGCGCCTATCATTCCTAAGAAGCTACATGCCAAGGCACGTTACGATATGTATCAGCCATCTGATGGTGCTGAAAAGCAGCGTACACAATACGACTTAGGACTTGACTATAAGTTCACCAAAAACCTTGCATTGAGTGGTATTTATTCTTATGTTCATGACCGCTCTATGAATAGTACAGGTAAACCAAACTATTCAATGCTTGACTTAGAATTAAGTTTCCGGTTTTAA
- a CDS encoding ATP-binding protein, translated as MDAFFRTHTYLVEHVNAPVRRRLMDEINWDDRLIGIKGTRGVGKTTFLLQYAKERYGATDCQCLYVNMNNFYFQGRGIADFAGEFYRHGGKVLLIDQVFKQPDWSHELRQCYDNYPELKIVFTGSSVMRLKEENPELNGIVKSYNLRGFSFREYLNLQTNQQFEPYTLKDIINNHEEITRHILSKVSPMKYFADYIHHGFYPFFLEHRNFSENLLKTMNMMTEVDILLIKQIDLKYLTKIKKLFYLLALEGPKAPNISNLAKDINTSRATVMNYIKNLADARLINLVYPVGQEFPKKPAKVMLQNSNLIYAIYPIQLDEQQLMETFFVNALQEVCLVNEGNKQGTYIINQKEKFKVCDTGKTKKRFSTDTTYTIYNTEVGKDNQVPLWLIGFLY; from the coding sequence ATGGACGCATTCTTTCGCACGCATACTTACTTGGTGGAGCATGTAAATGCCCCAGTGCGTCGTCGTCTCATGGATGAGATTAATTGGGACGACCGGCTCATCGGCATCAAGGGTACGCGAGGCGTAGGTAAAACGACCTTCCTCCTACAATATGCCAAAGAGCGTTACGGCGCTACTGATTGCCAATGCCTTTATGTAAACATGAACAACTTTTACTTCCAAGGCAGAGGTATAGCAGACTTCGCTGGCGAATTTTATCGTCATGGTGGAAAAGTCTTGTTGATTGACCAAGTATTCAAGCAGCCTGACTGGAGTCATGAACTCCGTCAATGCTATGACAATTATCCTGAGTTGAAGATAGTTTTCACAGGCTCAAGTGTCATGAGACTGAAAGAAGAAAACCCTGAACTTAATGGCATTGTAAAGAGCTATAACTTGAGAGGTTTCTCTTTTCGCGAATACTTGAATTTACAAACAAACCAACAGTTTGAGCCTTATACATTAAAGGATATTATAAACAACCACGAGGAGATAACAAGACATATTCTCTCAAAGGTTAGCCCGATGAAGTACTTTGCAGACTATATTCACCACGGCTTTTATCCCTTCTTCTTAGAACATCGTAACTTCTCAGAGAATCTACTGAAGACGATGAATATGATGACAGAGGTAGATATCCTTCTCATCAAACAAATAGACTTGAAATATCTGACCAAGATTAAAAAGCTATTTTACCTTCTTGCCTTGGAAGGCCCTAAGGCTCCAAACATCAGCAACCTTGCTAAAGATATCAACACAAGCCGTGCTACGGTAATGAACTATATCAAAAATCTTGCTGATGCACGACTTATCAACCTTGTATATCCAGTAGGACAAGAGTTTCCGAAAAAGCCAGCAAAGGTTATGTTACAGAACTCTAACTTGATATATGCCATCTACCCCATCCAACTTGACGAACAGCAACTCATGGAGACATTCTTTGTAAATGCGTTACAAGAGGTATGCTTGGTAAATGAAGGTAATAAACAAGGCACATATATTATCAATCAAAAAGAAAAGTTTAAGGTATGTGATACTGGAAAGACTAAAAAGCGATTTAGCACAGACACAACCTATACTATATACAATACTGAGGTGGGAAAAGACAATCAAGTACCACTTTGGCTAATAGGTTTCCTATATTAG